In one Nocardioides sp. NBC_00368 genomic region, the following are encoded:
- a CDS encoding SRPBCC family protein produces the protein MSTIEKSVQVGVPISTAYDQWTQFESFPQFMEGVESVRQLDDKHLHWKAEIGGVTREWDAEIVDQVPDDRITWRAIEGATNKGTVSFTEDPMNKSTKVTLHLEYEPEGAVEKTGDVLKIVDMRAKGDLERFKDFIEHRGTETGAWRGEVKPTGEVRE, from the coding sequence ATGAGCACCATCGAGAAGAGCGTCCAGGTCGGGGTTCCGATCAGCACCGCGTATGACCAGTGGACCCAGTTCGAGTCGTTCCCCCAGTTCATGGAGGGTGTCGAGTCGGTCCGTCAGCTCGACGACAAGCACCTGCACTGGAAGGCCGAGATCGGCGGCGTCACCCGTGAGTGGGACGCCGAGATCGTCGACCAGGTTCCGGACGATCGGATCACCTGGCGTGCCATCGAGGGCGCCACGAACAAGGGCACCGTCTCGTTCACCGAGGACCCGATGAACAAGTCGACCAAGGTGACGCTGCACCTCGAGTACGAGCCCGAGGGCGCGGTCGAGAAGACCGGTGACGTCCTCAAGATCGTCGACATGAGGGCGAAGGGCGACCTCGAGCGGTTCAAGGACTTCATCGAGCACCGCGGCACCGAGACCGGTGCCTGGCGCGGCGAGGTGAAGCCGACCGGCGAGGTACGCGAGTAG
- the pepN gene encoding aminopeptidase N, protein MSAISPAAPASLTQEEAAARAASITVERYDISLDMTGLLEGETLSSVSTITFSATPGSSTFVDCVAEVSAATLNGTDLDLATVSAGRIPLEDLAETNTLVVSASQSNTASSEGVLRTVDPSDGNVYVWTSFEPDDARRLWACFDQPDLKAVHAFTVTAPEQWTVLSNSAPRDVSDASAAARTWVFEDTPPLSTYVVVVNAGPFVEVRAERGGYDLGLYARQSLASQLERDREEILDVTEHGLAWFGTKFAMPFPQTRYDQIFVPDMGGAMENWGAVTHSDIFLFRTTPTHADRTERTNVILHEMAHMWFGDLVTMRWWDDLWLNEAFASWAAVWASAALPDYTDVWAAIALTEKKMAYDTDLTAATHPIRGVVPSVDVAMANFDAITYMKGQAVLQQLHAYIGEEAYLAGLQAYFAEHAYGNTVLDDLMGAFGAAAGKDLSAWTTAWLDHAGTDVITLADGKVSVASADGTVRPHRLDIASYDDAGDLLATTPVTVESEPVAVSLPDAAAHLVNATDVTFAAVRSDEASEAWLGRNAGILPDAVARAVAVNSAWSALFRGEIGGPEVVSRVVSVLERERNPQVTGEFLGMAVTAAELWTAPERVAEQRALVAGAAATLAEDPANRDTALRVVASHASTPEQVALAEAGAAEDVQVAWRLLGRRAELGDYDAEAVAALEARDPDPESWVSALAVRTAQPLAEAKEEAWQVTMVERRLPRTDSAYTLSSAFWRPGQDEVLAPYAPRYLEAVAAIRGGGLLSYGLQLRFYPAQAGEDVAEAARAACEGDTLVPFVRQTVIRLADVHSRQVTARAL, encoded by the coding sequence ATGTCTGCGATCTCCCCCGCCGCCCCTGCCTCACTCACCCAGGAGGAGGCCGCTGCACGTGCCGCCTCGATCACCGTGGAGCGCTACGACATCTCGCTCGACATGACCGGTCTGCTGGAGGGCGAGACGCTCTCCAGCGTCTCCACGATCACGTTTTCCGCCACCCCCGGCTCGAGCACGTTCGTCGACTGCGTGGCCGAGGTGTCGGCCGCCACGCTCAACGGCACCGACCTCGACCTCGCCACGGTCAGCGCCGGACGGATCCCGCTCGAGGACCTCGCCGAGACCAACACCCTCGTCGTCAGCGCCTCCCAGTCCAACACCGCCTCCTCCGAGGGCGTGCTGCGCACCGTGGACCCCTCCGACGGCAACGTCTACGTGTGGACCTCCTTCGAGCCCGACGACGCCCGCCGGCTCTGGGCCTGCTTCGACCAGCCCGACCTCAAGGCGGTGCACGCGTTCACCGTGACCGCGCCCGAGCAGTGGACCGTGCTGTCCAACTCGGCGCCGCGCGACGTCTCGGACGCGTCGGCCGCCGCCAGGACGTGGGTCTTCGAGGACACTCCCCCGCTGTCGACGTACGTCGTGGTGGTCAACGCCGGTCCGTTCGTCGAGGTCCGTGCCGAGCGTGGCGGCTACGACCTGGGGCTCTACGCCCGTCAGTCGCTGGCGAGCCAGCTGGAGCGGGACCGCGAGGAGATCCTCGACGTCACCGAGCACGGCCTGGCCTGGTTCGGGACCAAGTTCGCGATGCCCTTCCCGCAGACCAGATACGACCAGATCTTCGTGCCCGACATGGGCGGCGCGATGGAGAACTGGGGCGCGGTCACCCACAGCGACATCTTCCTCTTCCGTACGACGCCGACGCATGCCGACCGCACCGAGCGCACCAACGTGATCCTGCACGAGATGGCGCACATGTGGTTCGGCGATCTGGTCACGATGCGCTGGTGGGACGACCTGTGGCTCAACGAGGCCTTCGCCTCGTGGGCGGCCGTGTGGGCATCGGCTGCGCTGCCCGACTACACCGACGTGTGGGCCGCGATCGCGCTGACCGAGAAGAAGATGGCCTACGACACCGACCTGACCGCCGCCACCCACCCGATCCGCGGGGTGGTGCCCAGCGTGGACGTCGCGATGGCCAACTTCGACGCGATCACCTACATGAAGGGTCAGGCGGTGCTGCAGCAGCTGCACGCCTACATCGGCGAGGAGGCCTACCTGGCCGGGCTGCAGGCCTACTTCGCCGAGCATGCCTACGGCAACACCGTCCTCGACGACCTGATGGGCGCCTTCGGGGCCGCCGCGGGCAAGGACCTCTCCGCCTGGACCACCGCCTGGCTCGACCACGCCGGCACCGACGTGATCACCCTCGCCGACGGCAAGGTGTCGGTGGCCAGCGCCGACGGGACCGTGCGTCCGCACCGGCTCGACATCGCCTCCTATGACGACGCCGGCGACCTGCTCGCGACCACCCCGGTCACCGTGGAGAGCGAGCCCGTCGCGGTCTCGCTCCCGGACGCGGCCGCGCATCTGGTGAACGCGACCGACGTGACCTTCGCGGCGGTGCGCTCCGACGAGGCCAGCGAGGCCTGGCTCGGCCGCAACGCCGGCATCCTGCCCGACGCGGTCGCGCGAGCGGTCGCGGTCAACAGCGCGTGGTCGGCGCTGTTCCGTGGCGAGATCGGCGGCCCCGAGGTCGTCTCCCGGGTCGTCTCGGTCCTCGAGCGCGAGCGGAACCCGCAGGTCACCGGCGAGTTCCTGGGCATGGCCGTGACCGCTGCCGAGCTCTGGACCGCTCCGGAGCGGGTGGCCGAGCAGCGCGCGCTGGTCGCCGGCGCCGCGGCAACCCTCGCCGAGGACCCGGCCAACCGTGACACCGCGCTGCGCGTCGTCGCCTCGCACGCCTCCACGCCCGAGCAGGTCGCCCTGGCCGAGGCCGGGGCGGCCGAGGACGTACAGGTCGCCTGGCGGCTGCTCGGCCGGCGCGCCGAGCTGGGCGACTACGACGCCGAGGCGGTCGCGGCCCTGGAGGCACGCGACCCGGATCCCGAGTCCTGGGTCAGCGCCCTGGCCGTACGCACCGCCCAGCCGCTCGCGGAGGCCAAGGAGGAGGCCTGGCAGGTGACCATGGTCGAGCGCCGGCTGCCGCGCACCGACAGCGCCTACACCCTGAGCTCCGCGTTCTGGCGGCCTGGCCAGGACGAGGTCCTGGCGCCGTACGCCCCGCGCTATCTCGAGGCCGTCGCCGCCATCAGGGGCGGCGGGCTGCTCTCCTACGGGCTCCAGCTCAGGTTCTACCCCGCTCAGGCGGGTGAGGACGTCGCCGAGGCCGCACGGGCCGCCTGCGAGGGAGACACGCTCGTGCCGTTCGTACGGCAGACGGTCATCCGCCTCGCCGACGTGCACTCGCGGCAGGTCACGGCTCGCGCTCTGTGA
- the recN gene encoding DNA repair protein RecN → MLEEIRISGLGIIESSTLELGPGLTVVTGETGAGKTMIVTALGLLLGGRGDAGSVRKGKKAARVEGVIDARSLPAVVDATEEAGGEVEEGRVLVARTVAAEGRARAYVGGATVPVATLGSVTSPLVAVHGQSDQHRLLQPRAQRDSLDRFGGEPVAKLLAAYADLHSQLHKVERELDEVTTHARERAQEADLLRFGLGEVEAVTPEPGEDVTLAQEEERLGYADTLRTAAEQAREALSSEVDAPDALGAISAARQALDGVRDHDPEAASLADRLAEVSYLLSDLAADVASYATAIETDPARLSVVSERRAALTALTRKYGETIDEVLAWAETGAKRLLELDSDDDRIEELRGERTRLRAALAEAGLALSAARADAAGALAKAVSDELTGLAMPHARLVVDVRQKESDAPASEDEPHAPLKVGSGKAQRWLRYGSNGLDEVELLLAANTGSEPRPLHKGASGGELSRVMLAIEVVLAATSPVPTFVFDEVDAGVGGTAAVEIGRRLAHLARTAQVLVVTHLPQVAAFADHHVAVEKTSDGVVTSSGLTVLDDESRERELSRMLAGLTASDTAIAHARELLEVARSAKA, encoded by the coding sequence ATGCTTGAGGAGATCAGGATCTCCGGACTCGGGATCATCGAGTCCTCGACCCTGGAGCTCGGACCAGGACTGACCGTGGTGACCGGTGAGACCGGCGCGGGCAAGACGATGATCGTGACCGCGCTGGGGCTGCTGCTCGGTGGTCGCGGCGACGCCGGCTCCGTCCGCAAGGGCAAGAAGGCGGCCCGGGTCGAAGGCGTCATCGACGCCCGGTCGCTTCCGGCCGTCGTCGACGCGACCGAGGAGGCCGGAGGAGAGGTGGAGGAGGGCCGCGTCCTCGTCGCCCGCACCGTGGCCGCCGAAGGGCGCGCGCGGGCCTACGTCGGGGGAGCGACCGTCCCGGTCGCCACCCTGGGCTCGGTGACCTCCCCGCTCGTCGCCGTCCACGGCCAGTCCGACCAGCACCGGCTGCTGCAGCCACGCGCCCAGCGCGACTCGCTCGACCGCTTCGGCGGCGAGCCCGTCGCCAAGCTCCTCGCCGCCTACGCCGACCTCCACAGCCAGCTCCACAAGGTCGAGCGCGAGCTCGACGAGGTCACCACCCACGCCCGCGAGCGGGCGCAGGAGGCCGACCTGCTCCGCTTCGGCCTCGGTGAGGTCGAAGCGGTCACGCCCGAGCCCGGCGAGGACGTGACCCTCGCCCAGGAGGAGGAGCGGCTCGGCTACGCCGACACGCTGCGCACCGCCGCGGAGCAGGCCCGGGAGGCGCTCTCCTCCGAGGTCGACGCCCCCGATGCGCTGGGCGCGATCTCGGCCGCGCGCCAGGCGCTCGACGGCGTGCGCGACCACGACCCCGAGGCCGCGTCGCTGGCCGACCGCCTCGCCGAGGTCTCCTACCTGCTCTCCGACCTGGCCGCCGACGTCGCCTCCTACGCGACCGCGATCGAGACCGACCCGGCCCGGCTGTCGGTGGTCTCCGAGCGTCGCGCCGCCCTGACCGCGCTGACCCGGAAGTACGGCGAGACCATCGACGAGGTGCTCGCCTGGGCCGAGACCGGCGCCAAGCGCCTGCTCGAGCTCGACTCCGACGACGACCGCATCGAGGAGCTCCGCGGCGAGCGTACGCGGCTGCGAGCCGCCCTCGCCGAGGCCGGCCTCGCGCTGTCGGCCGCCCGCGCCGACGCCGCCGGCGCCCTCGCCAAGGCGGTCAGCGACGAGCTCACCGGACTGGCCATGCCACACGCGCGACTGGTGGTCGACGTACGGCAGAAGGAGAGCGACGCCCCCGCCTCCGAGGACGAGCCGCACGCGCCGCTGAAGGTCGGATCCGGGAAGGCACAGCGGTGGCTGCGCTACGGCTCCAACGGCCTCGACGAGGTCGAGCTGCTGCTGGCGGCCAACACCGGCTCCGAGCCCCGCCCGCTCCACAAGGGCGCCTCCGGCGGTGAGCTCTCCCGGGTGATGCTGGCGATCGAGGTGGTGCTGGCCGCCACCAGCCCGGTCCCGACCTTCGTCTTCGACGAGGTCGACGCCGGTGTCGGTGGCACCGCGGCGGTCGAGATCGGCCGTCGCCTCGCCCACCTGGCCCGCACCGCGCAGGTCCTGGTGGTCACCCACCTGCCGCAGGTCGCCGCCTTCGCCGATCACCACGTGGCCGTCGAGAAGACCAGCGACGGGGTGGTCACCAGCTCCGGCCTCACCGTCCTCGACGACGAGTCCCGCGAGCGCGAGCTCTCCCGGATGCTGGCCGGGCTGACCGCCTCCGACACCGCCATCGCGCACGCTCGCGAGCTCCTCGAGGTGGCCCGCTCCGCGAAGGCCTGA
- the ald gene encoding alanine dehydrogenase — MRIGVPKEVKNHEYRVAITPSGVHELVANGHEVFVEAGAGVGSSIPDGEYAAVGAKILGDADETWGNADMVLKVKEPIAEEYHRLREGLTLFTYLHLAADKPLTEELLAKKVTAIAYETVELPNRALPLLYPMSEVAGCLAPQVGAYNLMKAQGGRGVLMGGVGGVANAKVVIIGAGVSGQNAANIALGMGADVTLLDTDLEKLRMSFWRYSNQVHGLASNKLVLEEQVLQADLVIGAVLIPGAAAPKLVSNDLVSRMKPGSVLVDIAIDQGGCFEDSHATTHADPTYQVHNSTFYCVANMPGAVPNTSTYALTNATMPYAVAVANKGWQQALRDDAALAKGLNTHAGQLTNAPVGEAVGIDSVALETVLG, encoded by the coding sequence ATGAGAATCGGCGTACCCAAGGAAGTCAAGAACCACGAGTACCGGGTGGCGATCACCCCCTCGGGCGTCCACGAGCTGGTGGCCAACGGCCACGAGGTCTTCGTCGAGGCCGGCGCCGGCGTCGGCTCCTCCATCCCCGACGGCGAGTACGCCGCGGTCGGCGCCAAGATCCTCGGCGACGCCGACGAGACCTGGGGCAACGCCGACATGGTCCTGAAGGTCAAGGAGCCGATCGCGGAGGAGTACCACCGCCTGCGCGAGGGCCTGACCCTGTTCACCTACCTCCACCTGGCCGCCGACAAGCCGCTGACCGAGGAGCTGCTGGCGAAGAAGGTCACCGCGATCGCGTACGAGACCGTCGAGCTGCCGAACCGAGCGCTGCCGCTGCTCTACCCGATGTCCGAGGTCGCCGGCTGCCTGGCGCCCCAGGTCGGCGCCTACAACCTGATGAAGGCCCAGGGCGGCCGCGGCGTGCTGATGGGCGGTGTCGGCGGTGTCGCCAACGCCAAGGTCGTCATCATCGGCGCCGGTGTCTCCGGGCAGAACGCCGCCAACATCGCGCTGGGGATGGGTGCCGACGTCACCCTGCTCGACACCGACCTGGAGAAGCTGCGGATGTCGTTCTGGCGCTACTCCAACCAGGTCCACGGCCTGGCCTCCAACAAGCTCGTGCTCGAGGAGCAGGTGCTCCAGGCCGACCTCGTCATCGGCGCCGTGCTGATCCCCGGGGCGGCCGCGCCGAAGCTGGTCAGCAACGACCTGGTCTCGCGGATGAAGCCCGGTTCGGTGCTCGTCGACATCGCCATCGACCAGGGCGGCTGCTTCGAGGACTCCCACGCCACCACCCACGCCGACCCGACCTACCAGGTCCACAACTCGACGTTCTACTGCGTGGCCAACATGCCCGGCGCGGTCCCCAACACCTCGACCTACGCCCTCACCAACGCGACGATGCCCTACGCCGTCGCGGTGGCCAACAAGGGCTGGCAGCAGGCGCTGCGTGACGACGCCGCGCTCGCCAAGGGCCTCAACACCCACGCCGGTCAGCTGACCAACGCTCCCGTCGGCGAGGCCGTCGGGATCGACTCGGTCGCGCTGGAGACGGTTCTCGGCTGA
- a CDS encoding CTP synthase translates to MKSASLTKHIFVTGGVASSLGKGLTASSLGRLLRSRGLSVTMQKLDPYLNVDPGTMNPFQHGEVFVTNDGAETDLDIGHYERFLDTDLVGHANVTTGQVYSNVIAKERRGDYLGETVQVIPHITDEISERVLAMHGPEVDVVITEIGGTVGDIESLPFLEAARQVRQRLGRDNVFFVHVSLVPYIGPSKELKTKPTQHSVMALRQIGIQPDAIVCRADRELPEGIKRKIALMCDVDEDAVVTAADAPSIYDIPKVLHREGLDAYVVRKLDLPFRDVDWALWEDLLRRVHHPKEELTIGLVGKYIDLPDAYLSVGEALRAGGFANEAKVHIRWIPSDECETPEGAAKNLHDVDAVCVPGGFGIRGLEGKLGALTYTRTHQIPTLGLCLGLQCMVIEYARNVLGLEKADSTEFDAETPEPVIATMEEQKAYVEGAGDLGGTMRLGLYPAELKKGSIAAEVYGATSIEERHRHRYEVNNAYRDQLEDAGLVFSGLSPDNQLVEFVELPRDVHPYYVSTQAHPELRSRPTRPHPLFAGLVKAALDRQKEQRFPIDETNLRREVSEVELPEPAEA, encoded by the coding sequence ATGAAGTCGGCGAGCTTGACCAAGCACATTTTTGTCACTGGGGGCGTCGCCTCCTCATTGGGAAAGGGCCTGACGGCATCGTCCCTCGGCCGTCTTCTCCGTTCGCGTGGTCTGAGCGTGACCATGCAGAAGCTGGACCCGTACCTCAACGTGGACCCCGGCACGATGAACCCGTTCCAGCACGGTGAGGTCTTCGTGACCAACGACGGTGCCGAGACGGACCTCGACATCGGCCACTACGAGCGGTTCCTCGACACCGACCTGGTCGGCCACGCCAACGTGACCACCGGGCAGGTCTACTCCAACGTGATCGCCAAGGAGCGCCGCGGCGACTACCTCGGCGAGACCGTCCAGGTAATCCCGCACATCACCGACGAGATCTCCGAGCGGGTCCTGGCCATGCACGGCCCCGAGGTCGACGTGGTGATCACCGAGATCGGCGGCACCGTCGGCGACATCGAGTCGCTGCCGTTCCTCGAGGCCGCCCGCCAGGTGCGCCAGCGCCTCGGCCGCGACAACGTCTTCTTCGTCCACGTCTCTCTGGTGCCCTACATCGGCCCGTCCAAGGAGCTCAAGACCAAGCCGACGCAGCACTCGGTGATGGCGCTGCGCCAGATCGGCATCCAGCCCGACGCCATCGTGTGCCGCGCCGACCGCGAGCTGCCCGAGGGCATCAAGCGGAAGATCGCGCTGATGTGCGACGTGGACGAGGACGCGGTGGTGACCGCCGCCGACGCCCCGAGCATCTACGACATCCCGAAGGTGCTCCACCGCGAGGGCCTCGACGCCTATGTCGTGCGCAAGCTCGACCTGCCCTTCCGTGACGTCGACTGGGCGCTGTGGGAGGACTTGCTCCGCCGGGTGCACCACCCCAAGGAGGAGCTCACCATCGGCCTGGTCGGGAAGTACATCGATCTTCCCGACGCCTACCTGAGCGTCGGCGAGGCGCTGCGCGCCGGCGGCTTCGCCAACGAGGCCAAGGTCCACATCCGCTGGATCCCGTCCGACGAGTGCGAGACCCCCGAGGGTGCCGCCAAGAACCTCCACGATGTCGATGCCGTCTGCGTCCCCGGTGGCTTCGGCATCCGGGGCCTGGAGGGCAAGCTCGGCGCGCTGACCTACACCCGAACCCATCAGATCCCCACGCTGGGCCTGTGCCTGGGCCTGCAGTGCATGGTCATCGAGTACGCCCGCAACGTGCTCGGCCTGGAGAAGGCCGACTCCACGGAGTTCGACGCGGAGACCCCCGAGCCCGTCATCGCGACGATGGAGGAGCAGAAGGCGTACGTCGAGGGCGCCGGTGACCTGGGCGGCACCATGCGCCTGGGGCTCTACCCCGCCGAGCTCAAGAAGGGCTCGATCGCGGCCGAGGTCTACGGCGCGACCTCCATCGAGGAGCGCCACCGCCACCGTTACGAGGTCAACAACGCCTACCGTGACCAGCTCGAGGACGCCGGCCTGGTCTTCTCCGGGCTCTCGCCCGACAACCAGCTCGTCGAGTTCGTCGAGCTGCCCCGCGACGTACACCCCTACTACGTCTCCACCCAGGCCCACCCCGAGCTCCGCTCGCGGCCGACCCGCCCGCACCCGCTGTTCGCCGGGCTGGTGAAGGCGGCCCTCGACCGGCAGAAGGAGCAGCGGTTCCCGATCGACGAGACCAACCTGCGCCGCGAGGTCAGCGAGGTCGAGCTGCCTGAGCCCGCCGAGGCCTGA
- a CDS encoding NUDIX hydrolase, giving the protein MTSDARISDSAMPLDPGPLTEWDVPESWPVASSEDLHRDGWVVALRADRINRPGHEGEEPFRRLVVEHPGAAVVLALDEDERALVITQYRHPAKRRFVELPAGLIDYPGEDPLDVAVRELREEVAHEAAEWTPLLSTYSSPGISEEIHHFFLARGLTETGRDGFELEHEEAEMSIHWVPFEELLEAVLGGRATDAPVVQAVLAYAALKSRGRV; this is encoded by the coding sequence ATGACATCGGACGCACGAATTTCCGACTCGGCCATGCCGCTGGACCCGGGGCCCCTCACGGAGTGGGACGTACCGGAGAGCTGGCCGGTCGCCTCGAGCGAGGACCTCCACCGCGACGGCTGGGTGGTCGCGCTGCGCGCGGACCGGATCAACCGGCCCGGTCACGAGGGCGAGGAGCCGTTCCGGCGCCTCGTCGTGGAGCACCCCGGGGCGGCGGTCGTGCTGGCGCTCGACGAGGACGAGCGTGCCCTGGTCATCACCCAGTACCGCCACCCCGCAAAGCGCCGCTTCGTCGAGCTCCCGGCCGGCCTGATCGACTATCCCGGGGAGGATCCGCTCGACGTCGCCGTGCGCGAGCTGCGCGAGGAGGTGGCCCACGAGGCGGCCGAGTGGACGCCGCTGCTCTCGACCTACAGCTCGCCCGGGATCTCCGAGGAGATCCACCACTTCTTCCTCGCCCGCGGCCTGACCGAGACCGGTCGCGACGGCTTCGAGCTCGAGCACGAGGAGGCCGAGATGAGCATCCACTGGGTGCCCTTCGAGGAGCTCCTGGAGGCCGTTCTCGGCGGCCGGGCGACCGACGCGCCGGTCGTCCAGGCGGTGCTTGCGTACGCCGCCCTCAAGTCGCGTGGCAGAGTCTGA
- the steA gene encoding putative cytokinetic ring protein SteA, with amino-acid sequence MRLPTRQIPSVLPGIRGTLRSGRPTRALIPRLKEGDIAVIDHVDLDRSTALAIAAKGVIAVVNAQPMVSGRYPNRGPQTLADAGIELIDKIGEAGLEKLLDGRKARILDGEIFDGEQLLTAGRALDQEALNNDLEDAKRGLSSHLELFTHNSSELLKREEEVLLHGNGVPPLDTPLAGRPVVVVADHPDLDRLLGDLKGFLREQRPAIIAVGPAAKRLTKKQVRHAVLVLGPDTDTYPEPKVLTSAAEVVLAPGGSASESAAELLDRVGVQPKRFESSLAPEDAALLVAYTQHPSLVVGAGLSTTLTDFLEDQRPGLAGTYLTRLALGPTLIDASVVPAVRRREPRSRRLVLPVLAAVTALAIGVPAGIWAADHDLTEIGTGLGAGFGSSAGEGAAASTTSGRSEAKTGDDPQTAEERFVAEAGDELLPGKLTGQRVAVLALPGADPKTVDALTGSIKTAGGQTTGVLDVRPNLLDPDRKQYVDSLATQLVKQLGRGDAGQATYQRMGQVVGETYAGTKPPSEFDQPAKTAAVALLTGDLVTARGRPTGPADLVLVVLGEDSRDTTAVEGLVEGLGATTKGLVVGGTTDSEDLKTLRANDWPGWFASVDGVETVTGQIAAPLVLARQRSQQGGDFGASGFGGLLKR; translated from the coding sequence ATGAGACTGCCTACTCGCCAGATTCCTTCCGTACTTCCGGGCATCCGCGGCACCCTCCGCTCGGGACGGCCGACCAGGGCACTGATCCCGCGGCTCAAAGAGGGTGACATCGCGGTCATCGACCATGTCGATCTCGATCGGAGCACCGCCCTGGCGATCGCCGCCAAGGGCGTGATCGCCGTCGTCAACGCCCAGCCGATGGTGTCGGGGCGCTACCCCAACCGGGGCCCGCAGACGCTGGCTGATGCCGGGATCGAGCTGATCGACAAGATCGGCGAGGCGGGCCTGGAGAAGCTCCTCGACGGGCGCAAGGCCCGGATCCTCGACGGCGAGATCTTCGACGGCGAGCAGCTGCTGACCGCCGGACGGGCGCTCGACCAGGAGGCGCTGAACAACGACCTCGAGGACGCGAAGCGGGGCCTGAGCTCCCATCTGGAGCTCTTCACCCACAACAGCAGCGAGCTGCTCAAGCGCGAGGAGGAGGTGCTGCTGCACGGCAACGGCGTGCCTCCTCTCGACACGCCGCTGGCCGGCCGACCCGTCGTCGTGGTCGCCGACCACCCCGACCTGGACCGTCTCCTGGGCGACCTCAAGGGCTTCCTGCGCGAGCAGCGGCCGGCGATCATCGCGGTGGGTCCCGCGGCGAAGAGGCTGACCAAGAAGCAGGTACGCCACGCCGTGCTCGTCCTGGGCCCGGACACCGACACCTACCCCGAACCGAAGGTGCTCACCAGCGCCGCGGAGGTCGTGCTCGCGCCGGGTGGCTCCGCGAGCGAGAGCGCGGCCGAGCTCCTCGACCGGGTCGGGGTGCAGCCGAAGCGGTTCGAGTCGTCCCTCGCTCCCGAGGACGCGGCCCTGCTGGTCGCCTACACGCAGCATCCCTCGCTGGTGGTCGGCGCCGGGCTGAGCACCACGCTGACCGACTTCCTCGAGGACCAGCGCCCGGGCCTGGCCGGCACCTACCTGACCCGGCTCGCGCTCGGCCCGACGCTGATCGACGCCTCCGTCGTTCCGGCGGTGCGGCGCAGGGAGCCCCGAAGCCGGCGGCTGGTCCTGCCGGTTCTCGCGGCGGTGACGGCGCTGGCGATCGGCGTACCCGCCGGCATCTGGGCCGCCGACCACGACCTGACCGAGATCGGCACCGGCCTCGGGGCCGGTTTCGGGAGCAGCGCGGGGGAGGGCGCCGCCGCGAGCACCACCTCCGGCCGGAGCGAGGCGAAGACCGGAGACGACCCGCAGACCGCCGAGGAGCGGTTCGTCGCCGAGGCGGGTGACGAGCTCTTGCCCGGCAAGCTCACCGGGCAGAGGGTCGCGGTCCTCGCCCTCCCCGGAGCGGACCCGAAGACGGTCGACGCGCTCACCGGCAGCATCAAGACGGCCGGCGGCCAGACGACGGGGGTGCTCGACGTACGACCGAATCTGCTGGACCCGGACCGCAAGCAGTATGTCGACAGCCTGGCCACGCAGCTGGTCAAGCAGCTCGGCCGGGGCGACGCGGGCCAGGCGACCTACCAGCGGATGGGGCAGGTCGTCGGAGAGACCTACGCCGGCACGAAGCCGCCCTCGGAGTTCGACCAGCCCGCCAAGACCGCGGCTGTGGCGTTGCTCACCGGTGACCTGGTCACGGCCCGCGGACGACCGACCGGGCCGGCCGATCTCGTCCTGGTCGTCCTCGGCGAGGACAGCCGGGACACGACCGCCGTCGAAGGTCTCGTCGAGGGGCTCGGCGCCACCACGAAAGGCCTGGTCGTGGGCGGAACCACCGACTCCGAGGACCTGAAGACGCTCCGCGCCAACGACTGGCCGGGCTGGTTCGCGTCGGTCGACGGTGTCGAGACGGTCACCGGTCAGATCGCCGCGCCGCTCGTGCTGGCGCGACAGCGGAGTCAACAAGGTGGCGATTTCGGTGCGTCAGGTTTCGGTGGCCTGCTGAAGCGTTGA